One Mycoavidus sp. B2-EB genomic region harbors:
- the truA gene encoding tRNA pseudouridine(38-40) synthase TruA: MRIALGLQYNGTPFSGWQSQRHRNTVQDVLEHALALFATCPLKTVAAGRTDAGVHALGQVVHFDTEVQRPIFAWVRGVNAFLPDSIAVQWAKQVPAEFHARFSAHERTYYYVLYTHAIRAPLLAGRAGWVHQAELDLSNMRAAARILLGEHDFSAFRSSECQAKSPCKHLYALDIEARGHFIHFRFRANAFLHHMVRNIMGCLVEIGRGRQSVDWLQTVLAARERRRAAPTFMADGLYLAKIGYPPALSVPAPELASQSWGEVWSHSS; the protein is encoded by the coding sequence ATGCGTATTGCTTTAGGTTTACAATATAACGGCACGCCATTCTCCGGTTGGCAGTCGCAACGGCACCGCAATACGGTGCAAGATGTGCTGGAACACGCCTTGGCATTATTTGCCACATGTCCGTTGAAGACCGTCGCTGCCGGGCGGACCGATGCGGGTGTGCATGCGTTGGGTCAGGTCGTGCATTTTGACACTGAGGTGCAACGTCCTATATTTGCGTGGGTGCGCGGTGTCAACGCTTTTTTGCCAGATAGCATTGCGGTGCAATGGGCCAAGCAGGTGCCCGCTGAATTTCATGCGCGCTTTAGCGCCCATGAGCGGACTTATTACTATGTGCTGTATACGCATGCGATTCGCGCGCCCCTTTTGGCCGGCCGCGCTGGATGGGTGCACCAGGCTGAGCTTGATCTGAGCAATATGCGCGCCGCAGCGCGCATATTGCTGGGCGAGCATGATTTTTCCGCCTTTCGCTCTTCTGAATGTCAGGCTAAATCGCCGTGTAAGCATTTATATGCGCTGGATATTGAAGCGCGGGGCCACTTTATTCATTTTCGTTTTAGGGCGAATGCCTTTTTGCATCATATGGTGCGAAATATCATGGGCTGTTTGGTTGAAATTGGTCGCGGCAGGCAATCCGTTGATTGGCTGCAAACGGTACTTGCTGCGCGTGAGCGCCGCCGCGCCGCGCCCACTTTTATGGCGGATGGCCTATATCTTGCAAAGATTGGCTACCCGCCCGCTTTGAGCGTGCCCGCGCCTGAGCTGGCGAGTCAGTCGTGGGGAGAAGTATGGTCGCACAGCAGCTAG
- the asd gene encoding aspartate-semialdehyde dehydrogenase, with protein MKTVGLVGWRGMVGSVLLQRMCEENDFALIEPLFFSTSSAGAAAPSLAKNETKLKDAYDLQALKQCEIIITCQGGAYTTEIFPKLRAAGWGGYWIDAASSLRMEEDAVIILDPVNAHVIKDALGRGVKNYIGGNCTVSLMLMALGGLFRAGLVEWVSAMTYQAASGAGAQNMRELLQQMGTLYGAAKQNLADPTAAILDIDHSVLAAMNSEQMPVAQFGAPLAGSLLPWIDQDLGQGLSREEWKGAAETNKILGKPPLGVAGSVPVDGICVRIGAMRCHAQALTIKLTQDVPLADIENTIAAANDWVKVVPNERVASLNQLTPAAVTGTLSVPIGRLRKPVLGNQFLCAFTVGDQLLWGAAEPLRRMLRILLAAP; from the coding sequence ATGAAGACTGTTGGTTTGGTGGGTTGGCGCGGCATGGTGGGCTCAGTTTTGCTGCAACGCATGTGCGAAGAAAACGATTTTGCATTGATTGAACCGTTATTTTTTAGTACCAGTAGTGCAGGTGCCGCGGCACCGTCTCTAGCTAAAAATGAAACGAAGCTGAAAGATGCCTATGATCTTCAAGCGCTCAAGCAGTGTGAAATTATTATAACTTGCCAAGGCGGCGCTTACACAACGGAGATATTTCCCAAGCTGCGCGCGGCGGGTTGGGGGGGGTATTGGATTGATGCTGCTTCTTCGCTGCGGATGGAAGAGGATGCCGTCATTATCTTAGACCCAGTCAATGCGCACGTGATTAAAGACGCATTAGGCCGTGGTGTTAAAAATTATATTGGTGGCAATTGCACAGTTAGTCTCATGTTAATGGCGCTTGGCGGTCTTTTTCGCGCGGGTTTAGTCGAGTGGGTCAGTGCGATGACCTATCAGGCCGCTTCTGGTGCTGGCGCTCAGAATATGCGTGAATTACTGCAACAAATGGGTACGCTATATGGCGCGGCCAAGCAAAACTTAGCTGATCCGACCGCCGCCATCTTGGACATTGATCACAGTGTGTTGGCTGCTATGAACAGTGAGCAAATGCCGGTAGCTCAGTTTGGCGCGCCGTTGGCGGGCTCGTTGTTGCCTTGGATTGACCAAGACCTGGGCCAGGGTTTATCGCGCGAAGAATGGAAAGGGGCCGCTGAAACCAATAAAATTCTCGGCAAACCACCATTAGGCGTGGCGGGCTCAGTACCTGTAGATGGCATTTGCGTGCGTATTGGCGCGATGCGTTGCCACGCACAAGCATTGACCATTAAGCTCACGCAAGACGTGCCGCTCGCTGACATTGAAAATACCATAGCGGCAGCGAATGACTGGGTAAAAGTGGTCCCAAATGAACGCGTTGCATCGCTGAATCAACTCACGCCGGCAGCCGTTACAGGTACGTTATCCGTGCCGATTGGCCGATTGCGCAAGCCGGTCTTAGGTAACCAATTTCTGTGCGCATTTACGGTCGGTGATCAGTTACTTTGGGGCGCGGCTGAACCTTTACGGCGGATGCTAAGAATTTTATTGGCCGCTCCATGA
- the leuB gene encoding 3-isopropylmalate dehydrogenase — protein MTKIAVLAGDGIGPEIVAQALKVLEALDVSFDFEQAPVGGAGYEADGHPLPAATLALAQAADAILFGAVGDWKYDTLPRELRPEQAILGLRKHLQLFANLRPAVLYAELALASSLKPEIVDGLDILIVRELSGDIYFGQPRGIRPAPDGPFKGCREGFDTMRYSEPEVRRIAQVAFQAAQKRSRRLTSVDKANVLETSQLWRETVIDVAQDYPDVALSHLYVDNAAMQLVRAPKSFDVIVTGNLFGDILSDQVAMLTGSIGMLPSASLSAGHKGLYEPAHGSAPDIAGQDLANPLATILSAAMMLRYSLQQPQQADRIEAAVKKVLAQGLRTADIWTPGMHKVGTQAMGEAVVKALA, from the coding sequence ATGACTAAAATCGCAGTCTTGGCAGGGGATGGGATCGGCCCGGAGATTGTGGCGCAAGCGCTCAAGGTTCTGGAGGCGCTTGACGTCTCTTTTGACTTTGAACAAGCGCCAGTGGGGGGCGCCGGCTATGAAGCGGATGGACACCCCTTGCCCGCAGCAACGCTAGCGTTGGCGCAGGCCGCGGATGCGATTTTATTTGGCGCGGTGGGCGATTGGAAATACGATACTCTGCCGCGTGAATTGCGCCCTGAACAAGCCATTTTAGGTTTGCGCAAGCATTTGCAATTATTCGCTAATTTGCGTCCGGCGGTTCTCTACGCAGAACTTGCGCTGGCTTCGTCTTTGAAACCAGAAATTGTCGATGGCCTGGATATTTTAATTGTGCGCGAATTGAGCGGCGATATTTATTTTGGCCAGCCGCGTGGAATCCGGCCGGCGCCGGATGGCCCTTTTAAAGGTTGCCGTGAAGGTTTTGATACGATGCGCTACAGCGAGCCTGAAGTGCGCCGGATTGCCCAGGTCGCATTTCAGGCCGCGCAAAAACGCAGCCGGCGGCTGACTAGCGTGGATAAAGCCAATGTGCTTGAGACCTCTCAATTGTGGCGTGAAACAGTCATTGATGTGGCGCAAGACTACCCGGATGTTGCGCTGTCGCATCTGTATGTCGATAACGCAGCGATGCAGTTGGTGCGAGCGCCTAAGTCATTCGACGTGATTGTGACCGGCAATTTATTTGGAGATATTCTTTCTGATCAAGTAGCGATGTTAACCGGTTCGATTGGGATGTTGCCTTCTGCTTCGCTGAGCGCGGGCCATAAAGGGCTGTATGAGCCGGCGCACGGTTCGGCGCCGGATATAGCCGGTCAGGATTTAGCTAATCCGTTGGCGACGATTTTATCGGCAGCGATGATGTTGCGCTATTCATTGCAGCAGCCGCAGCAGGCTGATCGGATTGAAGCTGCGGTCAAAAAGGTATTGGCGCAAGGATTGCGTACAGCGGATATTTGGACCCCGGGTATGCATAAAGTGGGTACTCAAGCAATGGGTGAGGCGGTGGTTAAGGCACTGGCGTAG
- a CDS encoding citrate synthase, translating to MTPSDVKATLSFSDGSPSVELPIYQGTLGPDAIDIRKLYGQTGKFTYDPGFMSTAACNSAITYIDGEKGELLHRGYPIEQLAVHGDFLDVCHLLLKGDLPNLEQKREFSELVTKHTMVHEQMQFFFRGFRRDSHPMAVLTGCVGALSAFYHDSLNINDARHREVSAIRLIAKLPTLVAMAYKYNTGMPFVYPLNELSYSANFMRMMFANPCEEYKINDVLVRALDRILILHADHEQNASTSTVRLAGSSGANPFACVAAGIACLWGPAHGGANEAALNMLEEIGSPERIPEFIRQVKDKQSSVKLMGFGHRVYKNYDPRAKLMRETCHDVLEELGLHDEPLFKLAMELEKIALEDEYFVSRKLYPNVDFYSGIVQRALGIPTSMFTCIFAMARTIGWIAQWNEMISEPDQKIGRPRQLFVGRTPREAKPIEQR from the coding sequence ATGACTCCATCCGATGTAAAAGCGACGCTTTCTTTTAGTGATGGCTCGCCCAGCGTTGAGCTGCCAATTTACCAGGGGACACTTGGTCCTGATGCGATCGATATTCGTAAACTATATGGTCAGACTGGAAAATTTACATATGATCCTGGTTTTATGTCTACGGCAGCCTGTAATTCAGCCATTACCTATATCGATGGCGAGAAAGGCGAACTCCTGCATCGCGGCTATCCGATTGAGCAGCTTGCGGTGCATGGCGATTTCTTAGATGTTTGCCATTTACTATTAAAAGGCGATTTGCCCAATTTGGAGCAGAAGCGAGAATTTAGCGAGCTTGTCACTAAGCATACGATGGTGCATGAGCAGATGCAGTTTTTTTTCCGGGGCTTTCGGCGCGATTCGCATCCCATGGCAGTACTAACGGGTTGTGTTGGCGCTCTATCTGCGTTTTATCATGATTCATTAAATATTAATGATGCGCGCCACCGCGAAGTATCGGCCATCCGGCTCATCGCTAAACTACCAACGTTGGTTGCGATGGCTTATAAATATAATACTGGAATGCCGTTCGTATACCCGCTCAATGAGCTGTCTTATAGCGCTAATTTTATGCGCATGATGTTCGCCAATCCGTGCGAAGAATATAAGATCAACGATGTCTTGGTACGTGCTCTTGACCGCATTTTGATTTTGCATGCCGACCATGAGCAAAATGCTTCAACCTCAACGGTACGGCTGGCCGGGTCGTCCGGCGCTAACCCATTCGCTTGCGTGGCGGCAGGTATTGCGTGTCTATGGGGGCCTGCGCATGGCGGGGCGAATGAAGCCGCGCTGAATATGCTAGAAGAAATTGGCTCGCCAGAACGGATTCCAGAGTTTATTCGGCAGGTTAAAGATAAGCAATCAAGCGTAAAATTAATGGGCTTTGGCCATCGCGTCTATAAGAACTATGATCCACGCGCTAAGCTCATGCGCGAGACGTGCCACGATGTGCTGGAAGAGTTAGGCTTGCATGACGAGCCGCTCTTCAAATTGGCGATGGAGCTAGAAAAAATTGCGCTCGAAGACGAATATTTTGTCTCCCGCAAACTTTACCCTAATGTCGATTTCTATTCAGGCATTGTGCAACGTGCATTGGGTATTCCAACTTCGATGTTCACTTGCATTTTCGCTATGGCGCGCACAATTGGTTGGATTGCTCAATGGAATGAAATGATTTCTGAGCCGGACCAAAAAATTGGCCGACCACGTCAGCTTTTTGTTGGGCGGACACCGCGTGAAGCCAAACCAATTGAGCAGCGGTAG